A stretch of the Aspergillus puulaauensis MK2 DNA, chromosome 6, nearly complete sequence genome encodes the following:
- a CDS encoding uncharacterized protein (COG:K;~EggNog:ENOG410PGYQ;~InterPro:IPR036864,IPR007219,IPR001138;~PFAM:PF00172,PF04082;~go_function: GO:0000981 - DNA-binding transcription factor activity, RNA polymerase II-specific [Evidence IEA];~go_function: GO:0003677 - DNA binding [Evidence IEA];~go_function: GO:0008270 - zinc ion binding [Evidence IEA];~go_process: GO:0006351 - transcription, DNA-templated [Evidence IEA];~go_process: GO:0006355 - regulation of transcription, DNA-templated [Evidence IEA]), producing MDAHRHLNSATRSRVRMRKACDYCRKSKVKCEKNDGSPSCVACERNNTACIITSSADGPSPLRLQHGSPTRFLSFKQTSKAVLYDWIYGNTPTSDLLNYGDLWKQVVPGGCRRNLSYALSRIALLEDHADISKASMKSTQSANVHFPLPAEAELLQILLTFSECTASLFPLFREEIDEWLAEKTYLHPRLPENPASWAALNISLSMGYSFHLLQHPSCHEDSVKCKRHLQNALATLPCLLLGRPNLTGVQALLGMVALLNGRLEFPSTHAILAVAIRQAHTLGIHRVDQMQNTDSERRARVFWMGYIMDKMSCSIQGLSPLDDYTNNDIVPPDFESNTQEPQGLPNIQQPPNFQLICRLSTIKARIFSSFYATEEAGREGGHHHGIDQAPSLEELEKELSDCGGLIYSCSRREADLEVMEATSSDRLVTVIILLSYYHSIMMLYQPVYHNLSSGPGATMQAIQVTACINSARKTAQLIRYYPLNVSLGVRSLLNYVFTSFVVLTMHLVDAPTASTACDDLQLLNELCAFLSKLIEASQGIHLRASLEPFLTACHCYRGLAERAVLTSSK from the exons ATGGACGCACATCGGCATTTAAACTCTGCCACGCGGTCGAGGGTTCGGATGCGCAAG GCCTGTGATTACTGTCGCAAGTCCAAGGTGAAATGCGAAAAGAACGACGGTTCGCCTTCCTGCGTCGCCTGCGAGCGGAACAACACTGCCTGCATTATCACATCCAGCGCGGATGGCCCCTCGCCGCTCCGTCTTCAGCATGGTTCGCCGACGAGGTTCCTTTCATTCAAGCAAACGTCAAAAGCTGTTCTGTATGATTGGATCTACGGGAATA CACCGACTAGCGATCTGCTCAACTATGGGGACCTGTGGAAGCAAGTTGTCCCAGGGGGCTGTCGCCGGAATCTGTCCTACGCCTTGTCTCGTATCGCACTTCTCGAGGACCACGCAGACATTTCGAAGGCCTCAATGAAGTCAACCCAATCAGCCAACGTACactttcctcttcctgctgaGGCCGAATTGCTACAGATTCTCCTTACATTCTCGGAATGCACCGCCTCGCTCTTCCCTCTATTCCGTGAGGAGATAGATGAATGGCTTGCGGAAAAGACGTATCTGCACCCCCGTCTGCCTGAGAACCCAGCTAGCTGGGCGGCCTTGAACATCAGCCTGTCAATGGGGTATTCGTTCCACCTCCTGCAACACCCGAGCTGTCATGAAGACAGCGTTAAATGCAAGCGACATCTCCAAAATGCCCTGGCAACGCTCCcgtgtcttcttcttgggcgtCCCAACTTAACTGGTGTACAGGCACTTTTAGGAATG GTCGCTTTACTCAACGGTAGACTTGAGTTTCCTTCCACTCATGCCATTCTGGCGGTTGCAATCCGACAAGCCCACACATTAGGCATTCACCGCGTCGATCAGATGCAGAATACCGACTCTGAAAGGCGGGCCCGGGTCTTTTGGATGGGCTATATCATGGACAAAAT GTCGTGCTCGATTCAAGGTCTCAGTCCACTTGACGATTACACGAATAATGATATCGTGCCTCCAGATTTCGAAAGCAATACCCAGGAACCACAGGGCCTACCGAACATCCAGCAGCCACCTAACTTTCAGCTCATCTGCCGGCTCTCCACTATCAAGGCTCGCATATTCAGCTCCTTCTACGCGACTGAAGAAGCCGGCAGGGAAGGCGGACACCATCACGGTATCGACCAAGCACCCTCactggaagagctggagaaggagttGAGCGATTGCGGAGGGTTGATTTACTCCTGCTCTCGGCGTGAGGCTGACCTTGAAGTGATGGAAGCAACTTCGTCGGATCGACTGGTTACGGTGATAATTCTTCTGTCGTACTATCATTCCATTATGATGTTGTACCAGCCGGTGTACCACAATCTCTCTTCTGGTCCAGGGGCAACGATGCAAGCAATCCAGGTCACGGCCTGCATTAACTCAGCTCGCAAAACAGCACAGCTGATCCGATATTACCCTTTGAATGTTTCTCTGGGCGTCCG GAGTCTTCTCAATTATGTCTTCACATCGTTTGTGGTTCTCACCATGCATCTTGTTGATGCCCCAACGGCGTCGACTGCTTGTGATGACCTGCAGCTACTTAATGAGCTATGCGCGTTCTTGTCGAAGCTGATTGAAGCGAGCCAGGGCATACATTTGAGAGCATCCTTGGAGCCATTTCTCACGGCGTGTCACTGCTACCGGGGGCTTGCAGAACGAGCAGTCTTGACATCTAGTAAGTAG
- a CDS encoding class I SAM-dependent methyltransferase (COG:S;~EggNog:ENOG410PY5U;~InterPro:IPR029063;~PFAM:PF13489), giving the protein MLSRRFLGSFLRNSTASRFAMVTQSKRNNSSYLLKAVDTDENERLNIQHRMCMHMLQEDILHPSIPKRLERVADIATGNGTWLYDIKEARKKEPKSSAISTKYHGFDLTPELFPKPDSPRKVADIDFTAHDFYKPFPEEHIGKYDLVHARHLILAVEGADLIPATKHITSLLKPGGYLQWEEYDFQHQLDNCHPCKLTTTWITILNWVGERYSLTFSDKVRDEVAAAGLEILEKKQFTTRGLPFNEDHRLTMLLSFHTGVPRMCLKAKGRSDEEIEKVYAECLEELERGVVLDYYMSRVVARKPVN; this is encoded by the exons ATGCTGAGTCGCCGATTCTTGGGTTCGTTCCTCAGGAATAGCACTGCTTCTCGTTTCGCTATGGTGACGCAGAGTAAACGGAACAATTCGTCTTACCTCTTGAAGGCTGTGGATACGGATGAAAATGAGCG GCTCAACATCCAACATCGCATGTGTATGCATATGCTTCAGGAGGACATCCTCCACCCTTCTATTCCTAAAAGGCTTGAGCGGGTGGCAGATATCGCGACTGGGAATGG AACATGGTTGTACGACATAAAGGAAGCTCGTAAAAAGGAGCCAAAATCGAGTGCTATTAGCACTAAATACCACGGCTTTGACCTCACCCCTGAGCTGTTTCCCAAGCCGGACTCACCTCGAAAAGTCGCTGATATCGACTTCACTGCGCACGACTTCTACAAACCTTTCCCCGAGGAACATATCGGGAAATACGACCTCGTACACGCCAGACATCTCATTCTCGCGGTAGAAGGTGCAGACTTGATACCCGCCACGAAACATATTACCTCTCTCTTAA AACCCGGCGGCTACCTCCAATGGGAAGAATACGACTTCCAACACCAACTAGACAACTGCCACCCCTGCAAACTGACGACAACCTGGATAACGATCCTAAACTGGGTCGGGGAGCGGTACAGCCTGACATTCTCCGACAAAGTGCGGGACGAGGTCGCCGCTGCTGGTCTCGAGATCCTGGAAAAGAAACAGTTCACCACCCGGGGATTACCATTCAATGAAGACCACCGGCTTACCATGCTTTTGTCTTTCCATACCGGCGTTCCCAGGATGTGTTTGAAGGCAAAGGGGAGGAgtgatgaggagattgagaaggttTATGCAGAATgcttggaggagttggagcgTGGGGTTGTTTTGGATTATTATATGTCTAGGGTTGTGGCTAGGAAGCCAGTTAATTAG
- a CDS encoding MFS transporter (COG:G;~EggNog:ENOG410PHIB;~InterPro:IPR005829,IPR020846,IPR011701,IPR036259;~PFAM:PF07690;~TransMembrane:12 (i74-98o110-132i144-163o169-188i200-221o227-248i307-326o346-366i387-406o412-435i447-468o480-500i);~go_component: GO:0016021 - integral component of membrane [Evidence IEA];~go_function: GO:0022857 - transmembrane transporter activity [Evidence IEA];~go_process: GO:0055085 - transmembrane transport [Evidence IEA]): MTAPQHSPNRSESTVVEPARHDIEKQETLDATNPSPTAQEAFAETDLSRGIVGWDSQDDPANPQNFAEGRKWGLLLLISGFTLISPLASSMFSPAISYMAADFRETNETILSFTVSVFLLGYAFGPCLLAPLSEIYGRRIVFSSANWFFVIWQIGCALAQNTATEVVCRFFAGVGGSGCLTLGAGVIADLFPVHQRGKATAIWALGPLLGPVVGPIAGGFVGEEIGWRWAFWIVMIAGGVMAIAIELLNQETCGPVIIKRKTVRLSKELGRSDLRSAYETSADSASVGTALKHGLMRPILLFCKSPIVFLLSTYMALVYGLLYLFFTTISSVFTSQYGFSTGLSGLAYLGIGIGFICGLIFMGLTNDRMLVRSTAKNNGVFEPEMRLPLMIIFACILPITFFWYGWTAEKHVHWIVPIIGMFPFGVGMMGVYMPIQTYIIDCYPRYAASANACLTATRSLVGALLPLAGPAMFEDLGLGWGNSLLGFVALAFVPIPIVFIKYGKAIREKWPVNLDGKQI; encoded by the exons ATGACAGCACCACAACACAGTCCGAACAGGAGCGAATCAACGGTGGTTGAGCCTGCGCGACACGATATTGAAAAGCAAGAAACCTTAGATGCTACTAACCCGAGTCCCACTGCCCAAGAGGCCTTCGCCGAAACCGATCTCAGCCGTGGAATCGTGGGATGGGACAGTCAAGACGATCCAGCAAACCCGCAGAATTTTGCAGAGGGCCGCAAATggggtcttcttctccttaTTAGCGGGTTCACTCTTATTTCCCCTCTTGCGTCAAGCATGTTCTCTCCGGCGATCAGCTATATGGCTGCCGATTTCCGTGAGACCAATGAAACCATCCTGTCCTTCACGGTCAGTGTCTTCTTACTAGGATATGCG TTCGGCCCCTGCCTCCTTGCACCACTCAGCGAGATATATGGCCGCCGAATCGTTTTCAGCAGTGCCAACTGGTTCTTCGTGATATGGCAGATTGGGTGTGCGCTGGCCCAAAATACTGCGACCGAGGTCGTATGTCGCTTTTTCGCAGGCGTTGGAGGATCGGGCTGTCTTACTCTTGGTGCTGGGGTAATCGCAGACCTGTTCCCAGTCCACCAGCGCGGTAAAGCCACGGCAATCTGGGCTCTAGGGCCGCTCCTAGGCCCTGTTGTTGGTCCCATCGCTGGTGGATTTGTTGGCGAGGAAAttggctggcgctgggctttCTGGATTGTGATGATTGCGGGTGGGGTTATGGCCATAGCGATTGAGCTTCTTAACCAGGAGACCTGTGGCCCTGTCATAATCAAGCGCAAAACTGTGCGACTGTCTAAGGAGTTAGGGCGCAGTGATCTCCGCAGCGCATATGAGACCAGCGCTGACAGTGCCTCTGTCGGGACGGCCTTGAAGCACGGCCTTATGCGACCTATTCTGCTCTTCTGCAAGTCGCCTATTGTCTTTCTCCTCTCTACTTACATG GCCCTCGTCTACGGACTTCTCTACCTATTCTTCACCACGATTTCATCAGTGTTCACCAGCCAATATGGCTTTTCCACAGGGCTGTCAGGACTGGCATACCTaggcatcggcatcggcttTATCTGCGGGCTGATATTCATGGGCCTAACCAACGACAGAATGCTCGTCAGGTCAACCGCAAAAAACAACGGCGTGTTTGAGCCCGAGATGCGCCTCCCTCTTATGATCATCTTCGCCTGCATCTTGCCTATAACGTTCTTCTGGTACGGCTGGACCGCCGAGAAACACGTGCACTGGATCGTGCCTATTATCGGAATGTTCCCATTCGGAGTCGGCATGATGGGCGTCTATATGCCTATCCAGACTTATATTATTGACTGCTACCCCCGGTATGCAGCATCTGCAAATGCATGCCTTACTGCGACGCGGTCTTTGGTCGGCGCGCTGCTTCCTCTAGCGGGCCCGGCTATGTTTGAAGACTTGGGTCTGGGATGGGGCAATTCTCTACTTGGGTTCGTCGCGCTGGCGTTTGTGCCTATTCCCATTGTCTTCATTAAGTACGGCAAGGCGATCAGAGAAAAGTGGCCTGTCAATCTGGATGGAAAGCAGATTTGA
- a CDS encoding alpha-hydroxy acid oxidase (COG:C;~EggNog:ENOG410PKHE;~InterPro:IPR012133,IPR037396,IPR008259,IPR013785, IPR000262;~PFAM:PF01070;~go_function: GO:0003824 - catalytic activity [Evidence IEA];~go_function: GO:0010181 - FMN binding [Evidence IEA];~go_function: GO:0016491 - oxidoreductase activity [Evidence IEA];~go_process: GO:0055114 - oxidation-reduction process [Evidence IEA]) — protein sequence MANRGKSYDSKVYSIEDLERVGSERMHKAYREYYNEGAMDLITLRENKSAYDRYLIRPRVLRNVSTLDTSTTILGTKVKFPFGLSPTAMQALAHREGEVATSKAAATNGILMGLSNYSTIALENVIAQGKGNPYAMQMSLLKNKDAMVRMIKRAEAAGFKALFVTLDAPYLGRRLNEYRNSFGVPKGMEYPNLFPGVDVSNLEDGEESMAYDTAMEWPQLLPFFREHTKMQIWGKGIYTAADAELAIEHGLDGIIISNHGGRQLDSVPSSLDVLREVVPVAKGKITIAVDGGIRRGTDIFKALALGADFCLAGRPAIWGLAYNGQAGVDLAINLLYDEFKTCMALSGCKDISEISREHISLLQQDGRLLKL from the exons ATGGCCAACCGCGGCAAAAGCTATGACTCCAAGGTGTATTCCATCGAGGATCTCGAGCGCGTCGGGTCCGAGAGGATGCACAAGGCGTACAGAG AGTACTACAATGAAGGCGCAATGGATCTCATCAC ACTGCGAGAAAACAAATCCGCATACGACAGATACCTAATACGCCCCCGTGTGCTTCGCAACGTCTCAACTCTCGATACATCGACGACAATTCTCGGAACGAAAGTCAAGTTCCCGTTTGGACTGTCCCCGACCGCCATGCAAGCTCTAGCACACCGGGAGGGAGAAGTAGCCACGTCCAAGGCAGCGGCTACGAATGGGATTCTGATGGGCTTGTCGAACTATTCAACGATCGCGTTGGAGAATGTCATTGCACaggggaaggggaatccGTATGCGATGCAGATGAGTTTGCTTAAGAATAAGGATGCTATGGTGCGGATGATTAAGAGGGCGGAGG CTGCTGGATTCAAGGCCCTCTTCGTTACGCTGGATGCGCCCTACCTCGGCCGGCGACTGAACGAGTATAGGAACAGTTTCGGTGTGCCCAAGGGCATGGAGTACCCTAACTTGTTTCCCGGGGTGGACGTTAGTAACctcgaagacggcgaggaaTCAATGGCTTATG ACACTGCGATGGAATggccccagctcctccccttcttccgcGAACACACCAAGATGCAAATATGGGGAAAAGGCA TCTACACTGCCGCCGATGCCGAACTCGCCATCGAACACGGCCTCGACGGCATCATCATTTCCAACCACGGTGGTCGCCAACTCGACTCGGTCCCCTCATCACTCGACGTCCTTCGCGAAGTCGTACCCGTGGCGAAGGGCAAGATAACCATTGCTGTTGACGGCGGGATCCGACGCGGTACAGACATATTCAAGGCTCTCGCCCTGGGTGCCGATTTTTGTCTTGCTGGAAGGCCTGCTATCTGGGGGTTAGCG TATAATGGACAAGCCGGGGTGGATCTTGCCATCAACCTTCTCTATGACGAGTTCAAGACTTGCATGGCGCTTTCTGG GTGTAAGGATATCTCTGAGATTAGCCGCGAGCATATCTCTCTTCTGCAACAGGATGGGCGGTTGTTGAAGCTGTAG
- a CDS encoding Zn(II)2Cys6 transcription factor (COG:S;~EggNog:ENOG410PHC5;~InterPro:IPR036864,IPR021858,IPR001138;~PFAM:PF00172,PF11951;~go_function: GO:0000981 - DNA-binding transcription factor activity, RNA polymerase II-specific [Evidence IEA];~go_function: GO:0008270 - zinc ion binding [Evidence IEA];~go_process: GO:0006355 - regulation of transcription, DNA-templated [Evidence IEA]), which yields MPFPPRHLRSQQPRKRTKTFTGCWTCRSRKIKCDETRPRCSQCSAKGLDCEGYGVRLQWLPPATDADSLQAELPAAVAGARSLRRHVPIEPLATVLGWSQIDDILCYIDSLSSLIPADGDAHVHHFGVFSIPQQRRSLSSSPSAALTEPQTLPQFEEDDQVVWPGVVDPGASFSLPTESPADYTNPYYSEADAAWGLCRLHDNLDFCLDFTRPEELDASTVFSELAYSLPEYTVPSPPIGEDSHILEGAAIPTEGIGPEQTDKANETQIQRQPPIIESPKALVVPAHEQLLMEHYRNRVVNLFCVIDNAKSPWKTIHLTRVLQCAGELSFGGSTTTIRNALRNALLAISAFCLSNDHRAGRRLEDARKWGTIASRYRCDAIGLLKDAVQSHLHQEGRPKYKEFVATTLSMITINVMSGDTSTCGMHLDGAEQLISYMSARKTRFSNKARSLHRIYLYLRVIYESTAVRRHRTDSSRFSPSFGSRRTVGPRPVIAREHILLADDNESSPSITKRLAPRPTTSTELSSYECIYGVPQSLLLLLKACIELIDEVDDERTRSGTLNIPEPLNRLCDDLESEILDWPLEDREPQSAATSNANIIYHQTRAFLNALIIYFSQSIRLLGFRYLRQYVQTVLESIEAIEEIKAETKIIAAPLFWPAFIAATEAFEPLQQERFRAWYDRVQVYGIASVRTGIQVVQEVWRSGPVNSQRQMQCSWRGVVERTGDCLMLT from the exons atgcCCTTCCCACCCCGACATCTCCGGTCCCAGCAGCCCCGGAAACGCACCAAGACCTTCACGGGCTGCTGGACCTGCCGCTCCCGCAAGATCAAGTGCGACGAGACCAGGCCGAGATGCAGTCAGTGTAGTGCGAAAGGTCTAGATTGTGAGGGTTATGGGGTGCGCTTGCAGTGGTTGCCGCCTGCTACAGATGCGGACAGCCTCCAAGCTGAACTCCCTGCGGCGGTTGCTGGTGCGCGGTCGCTGAGGCGGCATGTTCCAATTG AACCTCTGGCGACCGTCCTAGGGTGGAGTCAAATTGATGACATTCTGTGCTATATTGACTCGCTCTCGTCTCTCATCCCAGCAGATGGCGATGCTCACGTCCACCATTTCGGCGTCTTTAGCATTCCACAGCAACGGCGATCGCtgtcatcctcgccctctgcaGCACTTACTGAACCCCAGACTCTGCCGCAATTTGAGGAAGATGACCAGGTCGTTTGGCCGGGTGTCGTGGACCCTGGTGCATCATTCTCCCTACCGACCGAGTCGCCGGCAGACTATACAAACCCCTATTATTCTGAGGCCGATGCCGCTTGGGGCTTGTGCCGTCTTCACGACAACCTTGACTTCTGTTTAGACTTTACCCGCCCGGAGGAGCTAGATGCTTCGACAGTTTTCTCGGAGCTTGCCTACAGTTTGCCTGAATACACGGTACCCAGTCCACCGATCGGCGAAGACTCCCACATACTCGAAGGTGCAGCAATCCCTACCGAAGGCATAGGCCCTGAACAGACCGACAAGGCAAACGAAACCCAGATTCAACGTCAACCACCCATTATCGAATCCCCTAAAGCCCTTGTTGTTCCTGCGCACGAACAACTCCTCATGGAACACTATCGAAACCGGGTAGTAAATCTCTTCTGTGTCATCGATAACGCCAAAAGCCCGTGGAAGACCATCCACCTCACTCGCGTCCTCCAGTGTGCCGGGGAACTGAGTTTCGGGGGCAGCACTACGACGATTCGTAACGCGTTGAGAAACGCCTTGCTGGCGATTAGTGCGTTCTGCCTCTCGAACGACCACCGAGCTGGCCGGCGGCTCGAAGACGCTCGAAAATGGGGGACCATTGCATCGCGCTATCGGTGTGACGCTATTGGATTGCTCAAGGACGCGGTTCAGAGTCATCTTCATCAGGAAGGACGGCCAAAATATAAAGAGTTTGTTGCGACGACGCTGTCGATGATTACAATCAAT GTCATGTCCGGCGACACAAGCACCTGTGGGATGCACCTTGACGGTGCCGAACAACTCATCAGCTACATGAGTGCCCGCAAGACCCGATTCTCAAACAAGGCTCGGTCACTGCATCGCATATACTTGTATCTCCGGGTCATATACGAGAGCACGGCAGTCCGGCGACACAGGACAGACAGCTCGCGCTTCTCACCCTCGTTTGGTTCACGACGGACAGTCGGTCCCCGGCCGGTGATTGCACGAGAGCATATTCTCCTTGCGGACGACAACGAGTCATCGCCTTCAATAACCAAGCGTCTGGCACCCCGGCCTACAACCTCGACAGAGCTATCATCGTACGAATGCATCTACGGGGTCCCGCagagcctcctcctcttACTCAAGGCGTGCATCGAGCTCATCGACGAGGTGGACGACGAACGCACAAGATCCGGAACCCTCAACATCCCAGAGCCCCTTAACCGTCTCTGCGACGACCTCGAGAGCGAAATCCTCGATTGGCCCCTCGAAGACCGCGAACCCCAGAGTGCTGCAACCAGCAATGCAAATATCATCTACCACCAGACCCGGGCCTTCCTCAACGCCCTAATCATCTACTTCTCGCAGAGCATCCGGCTGCTCGGGTTCCGGTATCTGCGGCAGTACGTGCAGACTGTTCTCGAGAGCATTGAAGCCATCGAGGAGATCAAAGCCGAGACGAAGATCATTGCGGCGCCGTTGTTCTGGCCTGCGTTTATTGCTGCCACTGAGGCGTTTGAGCCCCTCCAGCAGGAGCGGTTTCGGGCCTGGTATGACCGCGTGCAGGTCTATGGGATTGCGAGTGTGAGGACGGGGATTCAGGTGGTGCAGGAGGTTTGGAGGTCTGGGCCGGTGAATTCCCAGCGCCAGATGCAGTGCTCTTGGCGGGGTGTTGTTGAGCGGACGGGGGATTGTCTGATGCTGACCTAG